The nucleotide sequence TGAACTGAACCAGAAACAACGTACATAAAATAAAACGCCCAGAAGTAGAATAGCTTTAAATTACGCAAACTGGCATCGTTTTTCATACGGTGTCAGTTTTGTTTTTAGTTGAATGCGTTCAAAATTATAAAAATAGATATACTCATCGATAACCTCGTTAGCCTCTGCAAATGTTTTGAGATGTATTCTCGAAATGCATTCTGCTTTCAAAATACTAAAAAAGTTTTCAGCTAATGCGTTATCATAACAATTTCCTCGCCTTGACATGGACGGTGTAATACCATACTCTTTAGTTAGGTTAAAATACCCCTGTGAAGTGTATTGAAACCCTTGGTCACTATGGAGTTGCAGCTCTGTAGTGACTTTTTCCTTTTTCATGGCAGTTCGAATTGTTTCAAGAACTAAATTTACAGTTTGTTCTGTTCCTGTTTTATAAGCAATAATACTGCGATCAAACGCATCGCGTATCATTGATAAATACAGGATTCCTTGGAGTGTATGGATGTATGAAATGTCGGTAACCCATTTCTGATTCGGCGCAGTTGCTTCAAAATCACGATTGAGTAGATTTTCATATTTATGAAGTTGTTGCTGCATTCTCTTGTATTTTTTACGTCGGCGAATTTGAGATAATAAATTATATTTGCTCATTAAGCGAAGAACGGTTTTCGGATCAATAAATA is from Azotosporobacter soli and encodes:
- a CDS encoding IS3 family transposase, whose protein sequence is MAIYKNQDSYSISAMCDFFDVSRSGYYDFVHRMNQPNRNERIVAEIAVCQEISKRTYGYRRVHLWLQQNRNIFIDPKTVLRLMSKYNLLSQIRRRKKYKRMQQQLHKYENLLNRDFEATAPNQKWVTDISYIHTLQGILYLSMIRDAFDRSIIAYKTGTEQTVNLVLETIRTAMKKEKVTTELQLHSDQGFQYTSQGYFNLTKEYGITPSMSRRGNCYDNALAENFFSILKAECISRIHLKTFAEANEVIDEYIYFYNFERIQLKTKLTPYEKRCQFA